In the Staphylococcus sp. IVB6240 genome, one interval contains:
- a CDS encoding DUF5011 domain-containing protein gives MNKLLQSLSAIGVSATLVTPNLSVEATSNTVPSIKGTEDTIIEVGKTYNPLAGVTAYDKEDGDLTDKIKVNGHFDTSKKGTYQLEYQVTDSDGAIETSSRVIKVVDAPQ, from the coding sequence ATGAATAAATTACTTCAATCATTATCAGCAATTGGTGTTTCAGCAACACTCGTTACACCAAATCTTAGTGTGGAAGCAACATCCAACACAGTACCATCTATAAAGGGAACAGAAGATACTATTATTGAAGTGGGTAAGACATATAACCCATTGGCTGGTGTTACTGCGTACGACAAAGAAGATGGTGACTTAACCGATAAAATAAAGGTAAATGGTCATTTTGATACGTCTAAAAAAGGGACATATCAACTTGAATACCAAGTCACAGATTCTGATGGTGCCATTGAAACATCGTCACGTGTGATCAAAGTTGTCGATGCACCACAATAA
- a CDS encoding acyltransferase family protein has translation MTNANFSELKRLKHPPRYLPGLDGLRAISVIGIIIYHLNAQWLSGGFLGVDTFFVISGYLITSLLLFEYENNGQIDLVNFWLKRFKRLIPAMLFVVLFSVIYVVFFEPEILKAIKGDAVAALVYISNWWYIFQDIDYFDQFKPMPLKHLWSLAVEEQFYIFYPLVLLAFLKIFKQKKWVVITFFIISILSAFWMFHLSMPDANNSRTYFGTDTRLQTLLLGVVFAFIWPAFKLKTNPAKSSRMIVDILGGMALLVLLTLFVAVNEQQFWLYSGGFYVISLLTLLIIASVVQPKGMLAKAMGNPLFLYVGKRSYSLYLWHFVIITFVHKNFVAGQYPLYVYFIDVILTFLMAEISYRYVETPFRRHGLRAFYMKEARVISSVRTLIITAAIIMTTLVLAGCFDSFAKQEQKVTEYKTEKKEVQKEPEPSVEEPSQEAAFDPKKLSPLFIGDSLTVGMGYYLDEHYQTPTIDAQVGRSIGEAINVAPNYASYNKEGQVVVIQIGTNGDFDKAQIEELVRYFDKADVYVVNTTVPRDYRDHVNGLLEKTAKKYKHVTLVDWYSAGVGHTEFFAYDGIHLEHPGIQRLVEELDKNIKENQSKE, from the coding sequence ATGACGAATGCGAACTTCTCAGAGTTAAAGCGATTAAAACATCCACCTAGGTATTTACCAGGATTAGATGGGTTACGCGCTATCTCTGTAATAGGTATTATAATTTACCATCTAAATGCCCAATGGTTATCAGGCGGGTTTTTAGGCGTTGATACTTTTTTTGTAATCTCAGGATATTTGATTACATCACTTTTACTATTTGAATATGAAAATAATGGACAAATTGATTTAGTAAACTTTTGGCTTAAACGTTTTAAACGATTAATTCCAGCCATGTTGTTCGTGGTTTTATTCTCGGTAATTTATGTTGTATTCTTTGAACCTGAAATTTTAAAAGCGATAAAAGGTGATGCTGTCGCTGCGTTAGTTTATATTTCAAATTGGTGGTATATTTTTCAGGATATCGATTATTTTGATCAGTTCAAACCGATGCCGCTGAAACATCTTTGGTCATTGGCAGTAGAAGAACAGTTTTATATTTTTTATCCGCTCGTATTGTTGGCATTTTTAAAAATATTTAAGCAGAAAAAATGGGTGGTTATCACATTTTTCATTATTTCAATTCTATCTGCTTTTTGGATGTTTCATTTATCAATGCCAGATGCAAATAACTCAAGAACTTATTTTGGAACAGATACACGTCTACAAACATTATTATTAGGTGTTGTATTTGCATTTATATGGCCAGCATTCAAACTTAAAACAAACCCTGCTAAATCCAGCAGAATGATAGTAGATATATTAGGTGGTATGGCACTTCTTGTTTTATTAACATTATTCGTAGCAGTGAATGAACAACAATTCTGGTTATATAGTGGTGGCTTCTATGTCATTTCATTATTAACATTATTGATTATTGCAAGTGTTGTACAACCTAAAGGCATGCTTGCCAAAGCTATGGGCAACCCACTCTTTTTATATGTAGGTAAACGTTCTTATAGCTTGTATTTATGGCATTTTGTGATTATTACTTTTGTTCATAAAAATTTTGTAGCAGGACAATATCCATTATACGTCTATTTCATCGATGTTATTCTCACATTTTTAATGGCAGAAATATCATATCGATATGTAGAAACACCATTTAGACGCCATGGTTTACGTGCATTCTATATGAAAGAAGCACGTGTGATATCATCGGTAAGAACGTTGATAATTACAGCAGCGATCATTATGACTACTTTGGTGTTGGCAGGATGCTTTGATAGCTTTGCTAAACAAGAGCAGAAGGTGACTGAATACAAAACAGAGAAAAAAGAAGTACAAAAGGAACCTGAACCCTCTGTGGAGGAACCAAGTCAAGAAGCTGCATTTGACCCTAAAAAATTATCGCCATTATTTATTGGTGATTCGTTAACAGTAGGGATGGGCTATTACCTTGATGAACATTATCAAACACCAACCATTGATGCACAAGTAGGGCGTTCTATTGGAGAAGCAATTAATGTAGCACCGAACTATGCTTCGTATAATAAAGAAGGACAGGTCGTTGTTATACAAATAGGAACGAATGGTGATTTTGATAAAGCACAGATTGAAGAACTTGTGCGTTACTTTGATAAAGCGGATGTTTATGTAGTGAATACGACTGTACCAAGAGACTATCGTGATCATGTAAATGGCTTATTGGAAAAAACAGCTAAAAAATATAAACATGTTACTTTAGTGGATTGGTATTCAGCAGGTGTCGGTCATACAGAATTCTTCGCTTATGATGGAATTCATTTAGAGCACCCAGGTATTCAAAGACTTGTAGAAGAATTAGATAAAAATATTAAAGAGAATCAATCAAAAGAATAA
- a CDS encoding GNAT family N-acetyltransferase, with amino-acid sequence MFKEVLNDKEYEDVRAIRDAVFIQEQGVSPDEEYDDNETHAHYIIGYNDAGDPIATARYRGVEEIAKIERVAVMKDYRGQGIGKELIQFLEQLAIKHGFSHFKLGAQIQAIPFYETLGYEAYGDIFMDANIPHRYMKKSIN; translated from the coding sequence ATGTTTAAAGAAGTGCTAAATGATAAAGAATATGAAGATGTACGTGCAATACGTGATGCCGTTTTTATTCAAGAACAAGGCGTTTCTCCTGATGAAGAATATGATGACAATGAAACCCATGCACATTACATCATAGGTTATAATGACGCAGGCGATCCTATTGCAACTGCACGTTATCGCGGTGTAGAGGAAATAGCTAAAATTGAACGTGTCGCTGTTATGAAAGACTATCGAGGACAAGGAATTGGCAAGGAGCTTATCCAGTTTTTAGAACAGCTTGCGATAAAACATGGTTTCTCTCACTTTAAACTCGGTGCACAAATACAAGCAATTCCTTTTTATGAAACATTAGGATATGAAGCATATGGTGATATATTTATGGATGCGAATATCCCTCATCGATATATGAAAAAAAGTATAAATTAA
- a CDS encoding DUF2538 family protein, whose product MTGHTQEKINKINEMFNMLERQIVHSKDLAHFRNQLFFVNHAHRENYEALLLYYTESETNPIIDGACYIVALPEIFDAIDVFNAPLPFSWVYNEDVLTPEMTNLSIPIQYLVAAALEVTDVHIFKPSGYTMGLNNWNLVQMRIFWQYTALVRKNAM is encoded by the coding sequence ATGACAGGCCATACTCAAGAAAAAATTAATAAAATAAATGAAATGTTCAATATGCTAGAACGCCAGATTGTTCATAGTAAAGATCTTGCACATTTCCGCAATCAGCTATTCTTTGTCAATCATGCGCATAGAGAAAACTATGAAGCGCTATTACTTTATTATACTGAAAGCGAAACAAATCCTATTATTGATGGTGCATGTTATATTGTTGCGTTGCCAGAAATTTTTGATGCGATTGATGTGTTCAACGCCCCTCTCCCTTTCTCATGGGTATACAATGAAGATGTATTGACGCCAGAAATGACAAACTTAAGTATTCCAATTCAATATCTTGTGGCTGCGGCATTGGAAGTCACAGATGTTCATATTTTTAAACCATCTGGTTACACAATGGGATTAAATAACTGGAACCTTGTTCAAATGCGTATCTTTTGGCAATATACGGCACTTGTAAGAAAAAACGCTATGTAA
- a CDS encoding LCP family protein has translation MNRGLKLLLTVLALMLIVVPTIFGFMLFHSSKGAFKNSFSESDTRQSNLREKPVDATADPISILFLGIDDSSSRRENGQSAEQSRTDAMILSTLNPDTKKIRLLSIPRDTLSYIPEVNYFDKITHAHAYGGPKASMEAVEETLNVPVDYFIRIDMDAFVKTVDELGGIEYDVPYDLNEPNTSDQGRIKLKKGKQLLNGDEALAITRTRKQDSDLKRGERQMEVLKILFKKAQETQSLSKLDDIIEIVGKNAHHNLSYDETRSLIVTYLSGSATMKSQQLQGENELLDGIYYIKPDEDDLIKTSNLLRKDLGLSSIKKDDILMYRVIDAYGDVPPLAEIDDFLLDKTYRSSDDEATSSDVDFSNETQNEYPAYHDQQIEQSPYTDPGTTDNNLYEANVY, from the coding sequence ATGAATAGAGGACTTAAATTATTATTAACAGTATTAGCATTAATGCTCATTGTTGTCCCTACCATTTTTGGTTTCATGTTGTTTCATTCATCAAAAGGTGCTTTTAAAAATTCCTTTTCCGAATCAGACACACGTCAATCCAATTTAAGAGAAAAACCTGTTGATGCAACGGCAGATCCGATCTCTATTCTTTTCTTAGGAATAGATGATAGTAGTTCTCGACGTGAAAATGGCCAAAGTGCGGAACAATCAAGAACGGATGCCATGATTTTATCAACTTTAAATCCAGACACCAAAAAAATTCGTTTACTTAGTATTCCCCGAGATACATTAAGCTACATACCTGAAGTCAATTACTTCGATAAAATTACACATGCGCACGCATATGGTGGGCCTAAAGCTTCCATGGAGGCTGTTGAAGAAACACTCAATGTACCTGTCGACTATTTTATTCGTATCGATATGGACGCATTTGTGAAAACAGTAGATGAGCTTGGCGGGATTGAATATGATGTCCCTTATGACCTGAATGAGCCAAACACATCAGATCAAGGTCGTATCAAATTAAAAAAAGGGAAGCAATTGCTTAATGGCGATGAGGCATTGGCAATTACACGTACACGTAAACAAGACTCTGATTTAAAACGTGGCGAACGTCAAATGGAAGTACTCAAAATTTTATTCAAAAAAGCACAAGAGACACAATCATTAAGCAAGCTCGATGATATTATAGAGATTGTAGGAAAAAATGCACATCATAACTTATCATATGATGAAACAAGATCTCTCATTGTAACGTATCTATCTGGCAGTGCAACAATGAAGTCTCAACAACTACAAGGCGAAAATGAGCTACTAGATGGCATTTACTACATTAAACCAGATGAAGATGATCTTATTAAAACCAGCAACTTGTTAAGAAAAGATTTAGGTTTGTCTAGCATAAAAAAAGATGATATTCTCATGTACCGAGTTATTGATGCATACGGTGATGTTCCACCTCTAGCAGAAATTGATGACTTTTTATTAGATAAAACTTATCGAAGTTCTGATGATGAAGCAACATCATCAGATGTAGATTTTTCAAATGAAACACAAAATGAATATCCAGCATATCATGATCAACAAATAGAACAGTCTCCATATACTGATCCTGGAACGACAGACAATAATCTATATGAAGCTAATGTATATTGA
- a CDS encoding globin domain-containing protein encodes MLTQEEKGIILETVPVLKEKGTEITSRFYNRMFNQHPELRNMFNQTNQKKGFQSTALAQSVLAAAVNIDDFTPIVPIVKEVGYKHCALDVREEHYPIVGENLLAAIQDVVGVDENHPIIKTWAKAYGVIADAFISIEKEIYAGMAWEGFKPFKIDKIEEVTHNIKAFTVVSKDQDLSQFVPGQYITVDVESEKLPYRAKRHYSIVDGGKDFITFGVRREVSENHEGEVSTILHDEFKEGDMINLSAPVGGFQVHNVEKPQLFLGSGVGVTPLVSMYRHAAQQGTNVKFINVAASEKDVAFKAELDKITAEAKDAKLHTHLRDAEGYLKAAELKDYLADDTEVYICGGTPFLQSMIQELQELGVDENRIHFETFVPRLSVAV; translated from the coding sequence GTGTTAACACAAGAAGAAAAAGGGATTATTTTAGAAACAGTTCCCGTATTAAAAGAAAAAGGAACAGAAATCACATCACGATTCTACAATAGAATGTTCAATCAACACCCTGAACTACGCAATATGTTTAACCAAACAAACCAGAAAAAAGGTTTTCAATCAACAGCCTTAGCTCAATCAGTGCTTGCTGCTGCAGTAAACATTGATGACTTCACACCGATTGTTCCAATTGTTAAAGAAGTTGGATACAAACACTGTGCATTAGATGTACGTGAAGAACACTATCCAATCGTTGGCGAAAACTTATTAGCAGCGATCCAAGATGTTGTTGGTGTGGACGAAAACCACCCTATCATCAAAACTTGGGCAAAAGCTTACGGTGTTATCGCAGATGCATTTATTTCTATTGAAAAAGAAATCTATGCTGGAATGGCTTGGGAAGGTTTCAAACCATTCAAAATTGACAAAATTGAAGAAGTCACACACAACATCAAAGCTTTCACTGTTGTATCAAAAGATCAAGATTTAAGCCAGTTTGTACCTGGTCAATACATTACAGTTGATGTTGAAAGCGAAAAATTACCTTACCGTGCAAAACGTCATTATTCAATCGTTGACGGTGGTAAAGACTTCATTACTTTCGGCGTTCGTCGTGAAGTAAGTGAAAATCATGAAGGTGAAGTTTCTACAATCTTACATGATGAGTTCAAAGAAGGTGACATGATTAACTTATCTGCACCAGTTGGTGGATTCCAAGTACACAATGTTGAAAAACCTCAATTATTCTTAGGTTCAGGCGTAGGTGTTACACCATTAGTATCTATGTACCGTCATGCTGCACAACAAGGTACTAACGTTAAATTCATCAACGTTGCTGCTTCAGAAAAAGATGTTGCTTTCAAAGCAGAACTAGATAAAATCACAGCAGAAGCTAAAGATGCGAAATTACACACACACTTACGTGATGCAGAAGGTTACTTAAAAGCTGCAGAACTTAAAGATTACCTTGCAGATGATACTGAAGTTTATATCTGTGGTGGTACACCATTCTTACAATCAATGATTCAAGAGTTACAAGAATTAGGTGTTGACGAAAACAGAATTCACTTCGAAACATTCGTTCCACGTTTAAGTGTTGCAGTCTAA
- a CDS encoding GW dipeptide domain-containing protein produces MAKKFGYKTPSMIALTIAGTAMTAHHADAAETTATQQEPVNVLNDETAKQQGEVAKQETTENNNQIAGTQTYSDPAKVQLNSDVNNEATDVETQQSVQPSEVSQEATTDASTELTSEEAPIDEQDIAMHSEAEDNTSSDSTYATATPYLAQSNESANQNVDNTTSQNDQTVNETEVLNANAPTPPRVGGKGSSATTPDTATTFRAAVASPQMSQPTYKPKVNSAINTYIRNQNYTVPKYEEDYSSHIPLYGYRGGVGKPEGIVIHDTANDSSTIDGEIAYMKRNANSAFVHGFVDGNRIVETQPTDYLAYGAGYAANQRFIHMELVHVHDYDSFARQMNNMADYVATNLQYYGLTPNSAEEDGRGTVWTHLAVTRHLGGTDHVDPHGYLHAHGYSYNELYDLIQEKYQTKMGITRPVGSSTVSKPVATKPTATKPVVTTKPSTTTKPTTNTVAKPTTPKTTTASQNHLTVANDLGYGRINTANKGLYATVYDQKGLQTNKTNQTLKVTKTANLNGKQFYLVTDAKSNALIGWVNKGDVQYQKAQAEQSLRKNYTLKPGTTVYSVPWGTNAQVQGQTSKATAQTFATQKQQKIGNTQWLYGTVNKLTGWVNSNNIIATPVKKPVVKPTATQPAVAKPITKVVVKQPTTKTMTKTPVKTNVISPLKVTSDSGMGRINTNNNGLRATVYDKNGIKTTATERTMRVSKKASLNGQNYYLVTDYLSGTHIGWVKQQDVNYRQSEYAQVINKNYTIDAGTKLYAAPWGSSNQVVGTVTGKNGQAFKAVRQQKVANTVYLYGTTDRLAGWVAQSALSLPKATSNVTSHVSRIGRLNVNNHGLKATVYDKTGKNADRFADKTYKITKTATANNQNYVLLQNTNGKTPLGWVNAKDVFSQSLGSTKPVKATYTVNNNTSGLYSMPWGTSKQRIDSLKQLANRTFNATKTVAVGNDTFVYGNVNRKTGWINQLDLTPVKNSPKKTSVVSAVKPYNTVATRAVTKPANEPANEPANEPALTQTLNDSNHYFINNNYGFYYNNAGDRTAAGQLSKYYENVFKVNKSAIVNGITWYYGTFQDGKKGWVKASDLRSQLVKQYKSAYTLNQAVNKQYSLMPKPQIQRVAGTWEDATVSETRRAMDTERIAKDAREKYQFLKLDQFQGLEASDLDKLLKNKGILHGQGQAFREAAITHNINEIYLISHALLETGHGTSQLSNGGYVNNQNQVVTNPSKKYYNMFGIGAFDHDAVRNGFKTAQNNGWDTVRKSIVGGAEFIKERYIGAGQNTLYRMRWNPHNPGVHQYATDITWASHNANRMKDYYDLIGQVGKYFDIDMYQK; encoded by the coding sequence ATGGCTAAAAAATTTGGGTATAAGACACCTTCTATGATTGCATTAACAATCGCTGGAACAGCTATGACTGCTCATCATGCTGATGCTGCAGAGACAACAGCTACACAACAAGAGCCTGTTAATGTTTTAAATGATGAAACTGCAAAGCAACAAGGGGAAGTTGCAAAACAAGAAACAACAGAAAATAATAATCAAATTGCTGGTACACAAACGTATTCAGATCCAGCGAAAGTACAACTTAACTCAGATGTAAATAATGAGGCAACTGATGTCGAAACACAACAGTCAGTTCAACCTTCTGAAGTATCTCAAGAGGCTACTACTGATGCATCTACTGAACTAACATCAGAAGAAGCACCAATTGATGAACAAGATATCGCTATGCATAGTGAAGCGGAAGATAATACATCTTCTGATTCAACTTACGCAACAGCAACACCTTATTTAGCACAATCAAATGAAAGTGCAAATCAAAATGTAGATAATACAACGTCACAAAATGATCAAACTGTAAATGAAACAGAAGTATTAAATGCGAACGCCCCTACTCCTCCACGTGTAGGTGGTAAAGGTAGCTCTGCAACGACGCCAGACACAGCGACTACTTTCCGCGCGGCTGTTGCATCACCACAAATGTCACAACCAACTTATAAACCAAAAGTAAATTCAGCTATTAACACATATATTCGCAACCAAAACTATACAGTACCTAAGTATGAAGAAGACTATTCTAGTCACATTCCACTTTATGGCTATCGTGGTGGTGTTGGTAAGCCTGAAGGTATCGTTATCCATGATACTGCAAATGACTCATCAACAATTGATGGTGAGATTGCTTACATGAAACGTAACGCTAACAGTGCTTTTGTACATGGTTTTGTCGATGGTAACCGAATTGTAGAAACACAACCAACGGATTATCTTGCATACGGTGCAGGCTATGCAGCAAATCAGCGTTTTATTCATATGGAATTAGTACATGTTCATGACTATGATTCATTTGCACGTCAAATGAACAACATGGCTGACTATGTTGCAACAAACCTTCAATATTATGGTTTAACACCAAATAGTGCTGAAGAAGATGGTCGTGGAACTGTTTGGACACACCTTGCTGTTACAAGACATTTAGGCGGTACTGACCACGTTGACCCACATGGATACTTACATGCGCATGGATATAGTTACAACGAATTATATGACCTTATCCAAGAGAAGTATCAAACAAAAATGGGTATTACAAGACCAGTAGGATCTTCAACAGTATCTAAGCCTGTTGCTACGAAACCAACAGCTACTAAGCCAGTCGTTACAACAAAACCAAGCACTACTACAAAGCCAACAACAAATACCGTTGCAAAACCAACAACGCCTAAAACAACAACAGCGAGTCAAAATCACTTAACTGTAGCAAACGATTTAGGTTATGGTCGTATTAATACAGCTAACAAAGGGCTTTATGCAACTGTTTATGACCAAAAAGGTCTTCAAACGAATAAAACAAATCAAACATTAAAAGTCACTAAAACAGCTAACCTTAACGGTAAACAATTCTATTTAGTAACAGATGCTAAATCTAATGCGTTGATAGGTTGGGTTAACAAAGGTGATGTTCAATACCAAAAAGCACAAGCCGAACAATCATTACGTAAAAACTATACTTTAAAACCAGGAACTACAGTATACAGTGTGCCTTGGGGTACAAATGCACAAGTTCAAGGTCAAACATCAAAAGCAACAGCTCAAACTTTTGCTACTCAAAAACAACAAAAAATTGGCAATACACAATGGCTTTATGGAACTGTAAACAAATTAACAGGTTGGGTAAATTCAAATAATATCATTGCAACACCTGTTAAAAAGCCTGTCGTTAAGCCTACTGCAACACAACCTGCCGTAGCTAAACCTATTACTAAAGTAGTTGTTAAACAACCTACTACTAAAACAATGACAAAAACACCTGTAAAAACAAATGTTATTTCACCATTGAAAGTAACAAGTGATTCAGGTATGGGCCGTATTAATACGAATAATAACGGATTACGTGCGACTGTTTATGACAAAAATGGTATCAAAACAACTGCCACTGAACGTACAATGCGCGTATCTAAAAAAGCTTCATTAAACGGCCAAAACTATTACTTAGTGACAGATTATTTATCAGGAACACATATCGGTTGGGTAAAACAACAAGATGTGAACTATCGTCAGAGTGAATATGCACAAGTCATTAATAAAAACTACACAATCGATGCTGGTACAAAACTATATGCCGCACCTTGGGGTTCAAGTAATCAAGTCGTTGGAACTGTTACAGGTAAAAATGGGCAAGCATTCAAAGCAGTAAGACAACAAAAAGTTGCAAACACTGTTTACCTATACGGAACAACAGATCGCCTTGCTGGATGGGTTGCACAAAGTGCCCTTTCATTACCAAAAGCAACTTCAAATGTGACTTCACATGTTTCAAGAATTGGTCGTTTAAATGTTAACAACCACGGCTTAAAAGCAACTGTTTATGATAAAACGGGCAAGAATGCTGATCGTTTTGCTGACAAAACATATAAAATTACGAAAACAGCTACTGCGAATAATCAAAACTATGTATTATTGCAAAATACAAATGGTAAAACACCACTCGGTTGGGTTAACGCGAAGGATGTCTTCAGTCAATCATTAGGTTCAACAAAACCAGTGAAAGCAACATATACAGTTAACAACAATACATCAGGTCTTTATTCAATGCCTTGGGGTACATCTAAACAACGTATTGACTCATTAAAACAACTTGCTAACCGTACTTTCAATGCGACTAAAACAGTGGCAGTCGGTAACGATACTTTCGTTTATGGAAATGTGAACCGTAAAACAGGCTGGATTAATCAACTAGACTTAACACCTGTTAAAAATTCACCTAAAAAAACATCTGTAGTTAGCGCAGTAAAACCATATAATACCGTGGCGACACGTGCTGTTACGAAGCCAGCAAATGAGCCAGCAAATGAGCCAGCAAATGAGCCAGCATTGACACAAACATTGAATGATTCAAATCATTATTTTATCAATAACAATTATGGTTTCTACTATAACAATGCAGGTGATAGAACAGCAGCAGGTCAACTTAGCAAATACTATGAAAATGTCTTTAAAGTGAATAAATCTGCTATTGTAAACGGCATTACTTGGTACTATGGTACTTTCCAAGATGGTAAAAAAGGTTGGGTTAAAGCATCTGATTTGCGTTCACAATTAGTAAAACAGTATAAATCTGCATATACATTGAACCAAGCAGTGAATAAACAATATTCATTAATGCCAAAACCACAAATTCAACGTGTTGCTGGTACTTGGGAAGATGCAACAGTTTCAGAAACGCGTCGTGCTATGGATACAGAACGAATTGCAAAAGATGCACGTGAAAAATATCAATTCTTAAAACTAGACCAATTCCAAGGTTTAGAAGCGAGTGATTTAGATAAATTATTGAAAAATAAAGGTATCTTGCATGGACAAGGACAAGCGTTCAGAGAAGCGGCTATCACACATAACATTAATGAAATTTATCTTATTTCACATGCCCTATTAGAAACAGGTCATGGTACATCTCAACTTTCAAATGGTGGTTACGTAAATAACCAAAATCAAGTTGTTACAAATCCAAGCAAGAAATACTACAATATGTTTGGTATTGGTGCATTCGACCATGATGCCGTACGTAACGGTTTCAAAACAGCACAAAATAACGGTTGGGACACAGTAAGAAAATCAATCGTTGGTGGCGCTGAATTCATTAAAGAAAGATATATCGGTGCTGGACAAAATACACTTTACCGTATGCGTTGGAATCCTCATAATCCAGGTGTTCACCAATATGCTACAGACATCACATGGGCAAGCCATAACGCTAATCGTATGAAAGATTATTATGATCTTATCGGTCAAGTTGGAAAATACTTTGACATCGATATGTATCAAAAATAA
- a CDS encoding PepSY domain-containing protein, whose translation MKFKILSLLLSAGVVLAACGNDNDDNMNKNDDKQETTQTSTKETDNDQNSKDDQNDTQSSNNQNNNTVQLKDIKTEPEKAIKTAQGAFDGEMKKIEYKQDNGEWIYKIDLVNGNKESEVKVSDKDNKVIQTEEETENDNQDNKAINYKDMISYEEAVKTAQKELKGDLKQWKLNEDDGQLVYEVKITSQNDEREYLIDAKSGKLIGEDK comes from the coding sequence ATGAAATTTAAAATTTTGTCGTTACTATTATCTGCAGGAGTTGTTTTAGCCGCTTGTGGCAATGACAATGACGATAATATGAATAAAAATGATGATAAACAAGAAACAACACAAACTTCAACAAAAGAAACAGACAATGATCAAAATAGTAAAGATGATCAAAACGATACGCAGTCATCAAATAATCAAAATAACAATACGGTCCAATTAAAAGATATTAAAACTGAACCAGAAAAAGCGATTAAAACTGCACAAGGCGCTTTTGATGGGGAAATGAAAAAAATTGAGTACAAGCAAGATAATGGAGAATGGATTTATAAAATTGATTTAGTAAATGGAAACAAAGAGTCAGAAGTGAAAGTATCTGACAAAGATAATAAAGTGATTCAAACTGAAGAAGAAACAGAAAACGATAACCAAGATAACAAAGCGATTAACTATAAAGATATGATTTCTTATGAAGAAGCAGTTAAGACGGCTCAAAAAGAATTAAAAGGTGACTTAAAACAATGGAAGTTAAATGAAGATGATGGACAACTTGTTTATGAAGTCAAGATTACGAGTCAAAATGATGAACGTGAATATTTAATTGATGCGAAGTCAGGTAAGTTAATTGGTGAAGATAAGTAA